Within the Govania unica genome, the region TATTGGGATCGAAATTACCGCAATCGTTATAGCTGGTATCGCGATCGCGATCGCTGGGTCAATTACCGTCCACAACACCGCCCTGGCATCAACCGGCCCAGCAATTCTCATCGTCCGGAGATGAACCGCCCCGGCTATGATCGACCCGGCTATGACCGCCCGGATATGAACCGCCCCGGATCAAGCCGTCCTGAGGCCAGTCGGCCCAGCAGTCCCCGGCCAGACGTCAGCAGGCCAGAGCCGAGCCGGCCGCCTCAAATGAACCGTCCTGGCTCCGATCGTCCTGGCTTCGATCGTCCTGGCTCTGATCGTCCGAGTGGTCCTGGTGGCGGTCGCCCCGGTGAGCAGGGTGGCCAAGGCGGAGGAGATCGTAGGGGATAGGGCAGAAGCTTCCCCTACAATTCCCGTATGATATAAAAAGGCCGCTCTTATCGAGCGGCCTTCTGTATCCGGGCATGATCCCTGTCGCTTACTCGACACTGATCTCTTGTCGATTACTCGACGTTGATCTTGATGCCTTTTTGTTCGAACATTTCGGCGAGTTCGCCGGATGCGGCCATTTCGCGGATGATATCGCAGCCGCCGATGAACTCACCCTTCACATAAAGCTGCGGGATGGTCGGCCAGTTCGAGTAATCCTTGATGCCCTGACGCAGGGTGGTGTCCTGCAGGATGTCGAAGCCCTTGTAGGCGACACCAAAATAATCGAGCACCTCGACCACGGAGGCCGAGAATCCGCACTGCGGAAACATCGGCGTGCCTTTCATGAAAAGCACCACGTCATTGCTTTTGAGGTCTGATTCAATACGGTCGAAAATCGGGGTATTCATGAAAAAAATCCTTAATTTCCATCACTTGCCCACAAATACGGGGCAGAGTCACACCGTTTCCGGCACCGAAGTCTGAAGGGCGAGGGCATGAAGCTCTCCCCCCATTTTGCCCCTGAGGGCATCATATACGATCTGATGTTGCTGCACGCGGCTTTTGCCCACGAACTGAGCGGACACCACATGGGCGGCATAATGGTCGCCGTCACCGCGCAGATCCTCAATGCTGACCTTGGCGTCGGGGATCGATTCCTTGATCAGACGCTCGATATCCTCGGCTTGCATGGGCATCTTACGGTACTCCTTATGACAACTCGAACGTTATTCACCGCTCATATAGGTTGGCATCCATCCTTCATGGACGGCGCCGATATCCTTCAATGATATGGTGCCGTGATTGGCAACTGTCAATTCCGCACCACCAATACGGCCGATGACCATGACCGGAGCTCCGGCCCCGTTCGCCGCCACTTTGAAGGCGGGGAGGTCGGCATCGCGGATTTCAAGCACATAGCGGGCCTGATCCTCGCCAAAGAACCAGCCATGAGCCGGGAGGTCGGCTGGACCGGCATCAAGGCTTGCGCCGCGTTTGCCAGCAAGCGCCATGTCGGCCACGGCGACCAGAAGCCCGCCGTCAGAGATGTCATGGGCGGCCTGAACGCGACCGGCGAGGATTTCGCCGCGCACGAAATCGCCATTGCGGCGTTCGGCCACAAGGTCGATGGCTGGCGGTGCGCCTTCTTCGCGGCCGCAGATGTCGCGGAGATAGAGGGTCGAGCCAAGATTGCCCTTGGTGTCACCGACCAGAACAAGGACGTTGTCGTCTTCCTTGAGCGCGATTGTGGTGGCCTTGTCGATATCCTGAATGAGGCCGACGCCGCCAATGGCCGGGGTCGGCTGCACGCCGGTGCCGTTGGTTTCGTTGTAGAGCGACACGTTGCCCGAGACCACAGGGTAATCCAGTGCCTTGCAGGCCTCGGAAATGCCTTCGATGCAGCCCACGAACTGGCCCATGATGTGCGGGCGCTGCGGGTTGCCGAAATTCATGCAGTCGGTGATGGCGAGCGGCGTGGCCCCTGTGGCGGTGATGTTGCGCCAGGTCTCGATCACGGCCTGAGCGCCGCCGCGCTTGGGGTCGGCCTCGCAATAGCGCGGCGTGCAGTCGGTGGTGACGGCAAGGCCCTTCTGGGTGCCATGGACCCGGACCATGGCGGCATCGCCGCCCGGGCGGATCACGGTGTCGCCCATGACCATATGGTCATACTGTTCCCAGATCCAACGCTTGGAGGCGAGATCCGGCGTGCCCATAAGCTTTTCAAGCGCGCGCATGGTGGGCAGCGGCGCATTCACGTCGCTGGCCGGGATTTCGGCGCGTTCCGGCGTCGGGACCCAGGGGCGTTCATACATCGGGGCATCGTCAGCGAGCGGAGCCAGCGGAATATCGGCCACCGTCTTGCCCTGATGCTTCAGCACCAGATGGCCGGTGTCGGTGATGGTGCCGATGATGGCGAAATCGAGGTCCCATTTCTTGAAGATGGCCTGCGCCTTGGCTTCGGAGCCCGGCTTCAGCACCATGAGCATGCGTTCCTGGCTTTCGGACAGCATCATCTCATAGGCGGTCATATGGGTTTCGCGTTGCGGTACATGGTCGAGATCAAGCTCAAGTCCGACGCCGCCCTTTGAGGCCATTTCAACCGAAGATGAGGTGAGGCCAGCCGCGCCCATGTCCTGGATGGCGACAATGGCGTCGGATTCCATCAGCTCAAGGCAGGCTTCGATCAGCAGTTTTTCGGTGAAGGGGTCGCCAACCTGCACGGTCGGGCGCTTTTCCTCCGAATCCTCGGTGAATTCAGCCGAGGCCATGGTCGCGCCATGGATGCCGTCACGGCCGGTTTTCGAGCCCACATAAACGACCGGATTGCCGATCCCCGCAGCGGCCGAATAGAAGATCTTGTCGGTTTTGGCCAGACCGACGGTCATGGCGTTCACCAGGATATTGCCGTTATAGGACGAGTGGAAAATACATTCCCCGCCCACCGTCGGCACGCCGACGCAGTTGCCATAGCCGCCGATCCCAGCGACCACGCCCGACACCAGATGGCGGGTTTTCGCATGGTCAGGGCTGCCGAAGCGCAACGCATTGAGGTTGGCCACCGGCCGCGCGCCCATGGTGAACACGTCGCGCAAAATGCCGCCAACGCCGGTCGCAGCGCCCTGATAGGGCTCGATATAGGACGGGTGATTGTGGCTTTCCATCTTGAAGATGGCGGCCATGCCGTCGCCGATGTCGATGACCCCGGCGTTTTCGCCCGGTCCCTGAATGACCCAGGGGGCCTTGGTCGGAAGGGTCTTGAGCCAGACGCGGGACGATTTATAGGAGCAATGCTCGCTCCACATGACCGAGAAAATGCCAAGCTCGGTCATGTTCGGCGTCCGCCCCATGGCATGGAGAACGCGCTCATATTCCTCGGGAGTGAAGCCATGTTCGGCGACGATCTCCGGGGTGATTTCGATATCGTTGATATCCTGGCGCATGGCGGGTTTAGTCATGATGGATCCCAAACTCTATTGCTCTGTCATGACCGGGCCTTGACCCGGTATCCATCCCGCCGCCGCGTACCCGGCCGCTGCCGGTTGACGCCTGGATTGCCGGGGTTGCCCGACAATGACGGCTGAGAGGAGGACGATCGTCACAGTCGCCCCTGAATGCCCTAATTGAGGGCGTTCAGAATGCTTTCAAAGAAATTGCGTCCGTCGGTGCCGCCCAGGGCGGGTTCGATCAGGCGCTCCGGATGCGGCATCATGCCAAGCACGTTGCCGCGTTTGTTGATAATCCCGGCGATGTTGCCGCGCGAGCCATTGGGGTTCGCCTCCGGCGTGATCGCGCCCTTGCTGTCGCAATAGCGGAACAGCACCTGGCCGTCGCCTTCAAGGCGGGACATGGTCTCGCCATCGGCGAAATAATTGCCGTCATGATGGGCGACCGGAATGCGGATCACCTGGCCACGGGAATATTTGTTGGTGAAGCTCGTGTCGGCGCGTTCGACGCGCAGATGCACGTCGCGGCAGACGAATTGCAGGCCGGCGTTGCGCATCAGCGCCCCCGGCAGCAATCCGGCTTCGGTCAGGACCTGAAAGCCGTTGCAGATGCCAACCACCGGAACCCCGGCTTCGGCGCGCTTGATGACTTCGGCCATGATTGGGGAGCGGGCGGCCATGGCGCCTGCGCGCAGGTAATCGCCAAAGGAAAAGCCGCCGGGCAGGGCGATGAAGTCCACATCCGGCAATTCGGCGTTGCCGTGCCAGACACTGACCGGACGCTGGCCGGTGATTTTCTCAAGCGCCACGATCATGTCGCGGTCGCAGTTCGAAGCGGGGAAGGTGATGACGGCGCTTTTCATGCCTTGAGTCCTTATTACTCCACCAGATCGATGGCGTAATTTTCGATCACCGTATTGGCGAGCAGTTTCTTGCACATCTCTTCGACCGTTGCGCGGGCTTTGGCAGTGTCGCTTTCGGTCAGATCGAGTTCAATGAATTTGCCTTGGCGGGCGTCGTCGACACCAGAAAATCCAAGCGCTGCAAGGGCATGCTGGATGGCCTTGCCTTGAGGGTCGAGAACGCCATTTTTCAAAGTAACGTGGATGCGGGCTTTCACAGAGCTACCTTTCCCGAAGGGGGATGGATGATCAGTGCTGCGCTGCCGCGGGGGCCGCGGCAGCGGCGCAGGGTTTACTGGGCTTCGACCTGTTGCGGGTCGATGAAGATACCGAGACGGCGGGCGATTTCCTGATAAGCTTCGGCCACACCGCCAAGATCACGGCGGAAACGGTCCTTGTCGAGCTTTTCGTTGGTCTTCGAATCCCACAAGCGGCAGTTGTCCGGGCTGATTTCATCAGCGAGAATGACCTGAAGGTCGTCTTCGCTGGTGTAATAGCGACCGAACTCAAGCTTGAAATCAACAAGCTTGATGCCGATGCCCGCGAACAGGCCGCACAGCACATCATTGATCCGGAGCGTCATGCCCATGACTTCATCAAGCTCGCGCGGATTGATCCAGCCCATGGCCGTGATCACGTCCTCGCCGACGATGGGATCCCCCAGTTCGTCATTCTTATAGCAGAATTCAACGATGGAGCGCGGCAACGGAGTGCCTTCCTCGACGCCCATGCGCTTGGAGAAGGACCCGGCCGCCACATTGCGGACGATCACTTCAAGCGGGATAATCTCGACCTGCTTGATCAGCTGCTCACGCATGTTGAGGCGCTTGATGAAGTGAGTCGGGATTGAAAGATCGCCGAGCATCGTCATGATATGCTCGGAAATACGGTTGTTGAGTACACCTTTACCGACAATCGTACCTTTTTTCAGATTGTTGAAGGCGGTCGCGTCATCCTTGAAGTACTGTACCAGGGTCCCGGGTTCGGGCCCTTCAAACAGAATCTTCGCCTTGCCTTCGTAAATCTGCCGCCGGCGGGACATATGCAGGACCCTCTTTGTCATGGCTATCTCTTAAACTCTTAGAGGCCCCATCAGGAGTTCCCGAGGGGCCTTTGAAGCGTCGCGACCATAGCTCAAAGCTCTGGCGCTGACAACGATAACTCTGAGTATAACAGGTTTGTGTAAACTGCAGTGCTATCGCAGAGTTGAATTGTTCCTGCCGAGCCCTCAGATACAATAGCGGGGCACATCATGGAGGATTTGATGGCGCAATTCGAAGATCGTGAACGTGGGTTTGAAGCTAAATTTGCTCACGAGAATGAACGGGAATTCCGGGCACGTGCTCGCCGTGATAAGCTTTTGGGGCTGTGGGCCGCAGATAAAATGGGCTTGTCGGGTGAGGGCGCCGACGGTTATGCGCGGTCAGTGATTGCGCTCACCGTGGCAAATGCTGATGAGGAACATATTTTTCTGCGGCTGCGCCAGGATTTTGACAGCAAGGCCGTGGCCGTGTCTGACCATCAGATCCGGCGTGTCATGGACGAGTTTCTGACAGTGGCTCGTCGCCAGATCCTGGCCGAATAAGGCTCGGGCCGGATCGTCCAGCGGCGGCGATGGCGGGAAAAGGTTTGATCTTTCCTGTCCAGTCTATAATATGTATTTTAAATGCATGTTATGGAGTCCGCTATGGTCGCCCCAGTTGAAGACATTATTACCGAAGCCCTGATTGATCGTGTGGTGCGGACATTTTATGCGTCGGTTCAGACGGATCCCCAGTTGGGCCCGATCTTTGCGGCACGTATCACTAATTGGGATGCCCATCTTAACCGTATGTGTGCGTTCTGGTCGTCGGTGTTGTTGATGAGTGGCCGCTATCACGGCCAGCCCATGCAGCTGCATCAAGGCCTGCCGGTGGACGCGCGACATTTCGACCGTTGGCTTGAGCTGTTTGCCCAAACGGCAAGGTCAATCTGCCCCCCTGTTGCGGCCGAGCAGTTTGTCTCGCGGGCCGAGCGCATTGCGGAAAGTCTGGAGCTTGGCATCGCTGCCAGTCGCGGCGGTTGGCTCCGTAAGGGTGAGCGGCTTGCCCCCGCTTCAGCAGACAGTGCCTAGCTTCCACCAAGCTTCCACTTAAACAAAGAGGAGGACTGCGCCATGACCGTTATGACCGAGATGACACTTGGAGATATTGCCAGCCGCTATCCCGGGGCCACGGCGATCTTTCGTAGCCACCGCTTGGATTTTTGTTGCGGCGGGGGAGAGACGCTCGCGCACGCGGCGGCGGCCCGCGGTCTTGATGCGATTGCCCTTGAACGCTCTCTGTTGTCCCTCGCGCGCCATGCTCCAATGCCCGCGCCTGTGGATCCCGTGGCCTTGATCGACCATATTCTCGACCGCTATCACGCCGTGCATCGCCGCGAATTTCCGGAATTGATCCGACTCGCTCAGAAGGTCGAGGCTGTGCATCGCGACCATAAAAAAGTCCCGGCCGGGCTCGCTGTTTTGCTTGAAACCATGCATGGCGAACTTGAAACGCATATGCAGAAGGAAGAAGATTTGCTGTTTCCGATGATCAGGGCGGGCGGCAATGCGATGGTCGTCTATCCGATCAGCGTCCTGCGCGAGGATCATGACCACCACGGGGAGCAGCTGCGCAGGATCGAGAGTCTCACCGGGGATCTCGTGATCCCCGAGGGCGCCTGCCCGACCTGGAAGGCGCTTTATGCGGGGCTCGGCAAGCTTATTGATGACCTGATGGAGCATATCCATCTGGAAAATAATCTGCTTTTCCCGAAAGTTTCGGACCGTCCGTTCTTATCCGCCCGGCAATAACAACGGGATTGGGGAGGGTAGGTCAGCCCGCGTTGGTGTCGGCATTCTTGATATGAACCTCGAACCCGGCCTCGCGCAGGGCGGTGAGGATGGTTTCAAGATGCTGACGATCGCGGGTTTCAAGCGTCACGTCCGAGAAGGTTTCCTTGGCCGGGAGCTGTGAGAACAGGCGGTGATGGCTGACATCGATGATATT harbors:
- a CDS encoding SH3 domain-containing protein, which encodes MWAGPSPDYPRVTRLPAGAAVQVFGCLDDWYWCDVGWRGQRGWVTAANLYGRYGGNSVYVSQYGPRFGLGIVLYNAGSYWDRNYRNRYSWYRDRDRWVNYRPQHRPGINRPSNSHRPEMNRPGYDRPGYDRPDMNRPGSSRPEASRPSSPRPDVSRPEPSRPPQMNRPGSDRPGFDRPGSDRPSGPGGGRPGEQGGQGGGDRRG
- the grxD gene encoding Grx4 family monothiol glutaredoxin codes for the protein MNTPIFDRIESDLKSNDVVLFMKGTPMFPQCGFSASVVEVLDYFGVAYKGFDILQDTTLRQGIKDYSNWPTIPQLYVKGEFIGGCDIIREMAASGELAEMFEQKGIKINVE
- a CDS encoding BolA family protein; this translates as MPMQAEDIERLIKESIPDAKVSIEDLRGDGDHYAAHVVSAQFVGKSRVQQHQIVYDALRGKMGGELHALALQTSVPETV
- the purL gene encoding phosphoribosylformylglycinamidine synthase subunit PurL — its product is MTKPAMRQDINDIEITPEIVAEHGFTPEEYERVLHAMGRTPNMTELGIFSVMWSEHCSYKSSRVWLKTLPTKAPWVIQGPGENAGVIDIGDGMAAIFKMESHNHPSYIEPYQGAATGVGGILRDVFTMGARPVANLNALRFGSPDHAKTRHLVSGVVAGIGGYGNCVGVPTVGGECIFHSSYNGNILVNAMTVGLAKTDKIFYSAAAGIGNPVVYVGSKTGRDGIHGATMASAEFTEDSEEKRPTVQVGDPFTEKLLIEACLELMESDAIVAIQDMGAAGLTSSSVEMASKGGVGLELDLDHVPQRETHMTAYEMMLSESQERMLMVLKPGSEAKAQAIFKKWDLDFAIIGTITDTGHLVLKHQGKTVADIPLAPLADDAPMYERPWVPTPERAEIPASDVNAPLPTMRALEKLMGTPDLASKRWIWEQYDHMVMGDTVIRPGGDAAMVRVHGTQKGLAVTTDCTPRYCEADPKRGGAQAVIETWRNITATGATPLAITDCMNFGNPQRPHIMGQFVGCIEGISEACKALDYPVVSGNVSLYNETNGTGVQPTPAIGGVGLIQDIDKATTIALKEDDNVLVLVGDTKGNLGSTLYLRDICGREEGAPPAIDLVAERRNGDFVRGEILAGRVQAAHDISDGGLLVAVADMALAGKRGASLDAGPADLPAHGWFFGEDQARYVLEIRDADLPAFKVAANGAGAPVMVIGRIGGAELTVANHGTISLKDIGAVHEGWMPTYMSGE
- the purQ gene encoding phosphoribosylformylglycinamidine synthase subunit PurQ; translation: MKSAVITFPASNCDRDMIVALEKITGQRPVSVWHGNAELPDVDFIALPGGFSFGDYLRAGAMAARSPIMAEVIKRAEAGVPVVGICNGFQVLTEAGLLPGALMRNAGLQFVCRDVHLRVERADTSFTNKYSRGQVIRIPVAHHDGNYFADGETMSRLEGDGQVLFRYCDSKGAITPEANPNGSRGNIAGIINKRGNVLGMMPHPERLIEPALGGTDGRNFFESILNALN
- the purS gene encoding phosphoribosylformylglycinamidine synthase subunit PurS translates to MKARIHVTLKNGVLDPQGKAIQHALAALGFSGVDDARQGKFIELDLTESDTAKARATVEEMCKKLLANTVIENYAIDLVE
- the purC gene encoding phosphoribosylaminoimidazolesuccinocarboxamide synthase, producing the protein MSRRRQIYEGKAKILFEGPEPGTLVQYFKDDATAFNNLKKGTIVGKGVLNNRISEHIMTMLGDLSIPTHFIKRLNMREQLIKQVEIIPLEVIVRNVAAGSFSKRMGVEEGTPLPRSIVEFCYKNDELGDPIVGEDVITAMGWINPRELDEVMGMTLRINDVLCGLFAGIGIKLVDFKLEFGRYYTSEDDLQVILADEISPDNCRLWDSKTNEKLDKDRFRRDLGGVAEAYQEIARRLGIFIDPQQVEAQ
- a CDS encoding DUF1476 domain-containing protein; the protein is MAQFEDRERGFEAKFAHENEREFRARARRDKLLGLWAADKMGLSGEGADGYARSVIALTVANADEEHIFLRLRQDFDSKAVAVSDHQIRRVMDEFLTVARRQILAE
- a CDS encoding group III truncated hemoglobin; this translates as MVAPVEDIITEALIDRVVRTFYASVQTDPQLGPIFAARITNWDAHLNRMCAFWSSVLLMSGRYHGQPMQLHQGLPVDARHFDRWLELFAQTARSICPPVAAEQFVSRAERIAESLELGIAASRGGWLRKGERLAPASADSA
- the ytfE gene encoding iron-sulfur cluster repair protein YtfE, coding for MTVMTEMTLGDIASRYPGATAIFRSHRLDFCCGGGETLAHAAAARGLDAIALERSLLSLARHAPMPAPVDPVALIDHILDRYHAVHRREFPELIRLAQKVEAVHRDHKKVPAGLAVLLETMHGELETHMQKEEDLLFPMIRAGGNAMVVYPISVLREDHDHHGEQLRRIESLTGDLVIPEGACPTWKALYAGLGKLIDDLMEHIHLENNLLFPKVSDRPFLSARQ